From the genome of Halobellus litoreus, one region includes:
- a CDS encoding metallophosphoesterase yields MSPLDSVGPAPLVEPIPGEPAATARIGGERALVVADYHAGIEAGLRYERGVELESNAAVRRVRLLGLLDRIAPDRLVVLGDLGHRIGGSNDAEAEELDELLEALLDRAPVTLVRGNHDVGVPARFESIDDDRLRITDSGGSRLGRVGFVHGHTWPAREVVESDVVCVGHEHPAVRLEDSVGGGRKERAWLRGPLRPEPFAEHLGVDVADLDWRDPEIVVFPAFNDRSGGTWVNVDGQGFLSPFLPAALVEEETEAFLLDGTRLGPYRSV; encoded by the coding sequence GTGTCGCCTCTCGACTCCGTCGGTCCTGCCCCGCTCGTCGAGCCAATCCCGGGCGAGCCCGCGGCGACCGCTCGGATCGGCGGTGAGCGGGCGCTCGTCGTCGCCGACTACCACGCCGGCATCGAGGCCGGCCTGCGCTACGAGCGCGGCGTCGAACTGGAGAGCAACGCGGCCGTCCGTCGAGTTCGGTTGCTCGGCCTCCTCGATCGGATCGCCCCGGATCGGCTCGTCGTGCTCGGGGACCTGGGCCACCGTATCGGCGGGTCGAACGACGCGGAGGCCGAGGAGCTCGACGAACTCCTCGAAGCCCTGCTCGACCGCGCCCCCGTGACGCTGGTCCGCGGCAACCACGACGTCGGCGTCCCGGCGCGGTTCGAATCGATCGACGACGACCGACTCCGGATCACCGACAGCGGCGGGAGCAGACTGGGTCGCGTCGGGTTCGTCCACGGCCACACCTGGCCCGCCCGCGAGGTCGTCGAGAGCGACGTCGTCTGCGTCGGCCACGAGCACCCCGCCGTCCGACTCGAAGACAGCGTCGGCGGCGGGCGCAAGGAACGCGCGTGGCTCCGCGGCCCGCTCCGTCCGGAGCCGTTCGCCGAGCACCTGGGAGTCGACGTCGCCGATCTCGACTGGCGCGATCCCGAAATCGTGGTCTTCCCGGCGTTCAACGATCGTTCCGGAGGGACCTGGGTCAACGTCGACGGCCAGGGCTTTCTGTCGCCGTTCCTCCCCGCCGCCCTCGTCGAGGAGGAGACGGAGGCGTTCCTCCTCGACGGGACCCGGCTGGGACCGTACCGCTCCGTCTGA
- a CDS encoding DUF7128 family protein, with translation MVSTVERDGGTWYQCDECGLLLDDERDAKAHEENCDAEDPSYLQ, from the coding sequence ATGGTGTCGACCGTCGAGCGGGACGGAGGGACGTGGTACCAGTGTGACGAGTGCGGACTGTTGCTCGACGACGAGCGGGACGCGAAGGCCCACGAGGAGAACTGCGACGCCGAGGATCCGTCGTACCTCCAGTGA
- a CDS encoding DEAD/DEAH box helicase: protein MSEGASRGMDAFTSLGESVRAALSDRGFETPTEPQRRAIPPLAAGKNALVIAPTGTGKTETAMLPVLDAIVRSDPEEREGLSALYITPLRALNRDMRQRLEWWGEELDVEIDVRHGDTTQYQRGKQADDPPDVLVTTPETLQAMLTGKKLRRALSDVRHVVVDEVHELASAKRGAQLTVALERLRALSGPFQRIGLSATVGSPEEVGKFLTGDRGFEIVEVDVGSDVSFTVTRPETTPEDEQLAGRLATDDEIASHVRVIRDVVRDHESTLVFVNTRQTAEALGSRFKTLGEPIEVHHGSLSKDVRIDVEDRFKSGDLDALVCTSSMELGIDVGRVDHVVQYGSPREVSRLLQRVGRAGHRRDEVSRGTLVTSSPDDTLEALAIARRAEAGDVEPARIHHASLDTVANQIVGVVMDEGEVSARRAYDLVTAAYPFSDLATETFREVVRELSKNRLLWLDEEADRLEKSGGTWQYFYANLSMIPDEETYEVHDISSRGQIGTLDERFVVNFAEPGAAFVQRGEMWRINDIDDEEARVNVTPIEDPSGEVPSWTGSEIPVPAAVANEVGEIRDVAAGQFESGASRAAVARDLRARYPTDTETLASALDPIERQVEAGHPIPTADRLVVEGQARQVVLNSCYGHRVNETLGRLLAALVGQRTGTSVGMEISPYRIELEVSSRASARDVVEVLETTDPAHVEAVLELALKNSDALKFTLAQVAAKFGALKRYQGRERFGADRLLAALEDTPVYDEAVREVFHVDLAVEATADLLDRLHDDESPLSLETARERTPIGVDGRSSGRELLVPENADASVIEAIEERIRNDRVRLLCLHCSDWEHETKVRRVRDQPECPECGATRIACLNPWDEETPAAVRADPDERDSEAERLVERAYRSASLVQSHGKQAVIALAGRGVGPQTAARIIGKLREDEADFYRDILEQERQYARTQSFWD, encoded by the coding sequence ATGTCAGAGGGCGCGTCGCGGGGGATGGACGCCTTCACCTCGCTCGGCGAGTCGGTCCGGGCGGCGCTGTCCGACCGCGGGTTCGAGACGCCGACGGAGCCGCAGCGCCGCGCTATTCCGCCGCTCGCGGCCGGAAAGAACGCCCTCGTGATCGCGCCCACCGGAACGGGCAAGACGGAGACGGCGATGCTCCCCGTGCTCGACGCCATCGTTCGCTCGGACCCCGAGGAACGCGAGGGGCTCTCGGCGCTCTACATCACCCCGTTGCGGGCGCTCAATCGGGATATGCGCCAGCGCTTGGAGTGGTGGGGCGAGGAGTTGGACGTCGAGATCGACGTCCGCCACGGCGACACGACGCAGTACCAGCGCGGCAAGCAGGCCGACGACCCGCCGGACGTCCTGGTGACGACGCCGGAGACGCTGCAGGCGATGCTGACGGGCAAGAAGTTGCGTCGCGCCCTCTCGGACGTCCGCCACGTCGTCGTCGACGAGGTCCACGAACTCGCCTCCGCGAAGCGCGGGGCACAACTGACCGTCGCTTTAGAACGACTGCGGGCGCTCTCTGGGCCGTTCCAGCGGATCGGCCTCTCGGCGACCGTCGGCTCTCCCGAAGAGGTCGGGAAGTTCCTGACGGGCGATCGGGGGTTCGAGATCGTCGAGGTCGACGTCGGCAGCGACGTCTCGTTCACGGTCACCCGTCCCGAGACCACGCCCGAGGACGAGCAGTTGGCCGGGAGACTCGCCACCGACGACGAGATCGCGAGCCACGTTCGAGTGATCCGAGACGTCGTCCGCGACCACGAATCGACGCTCGTGTTCGTCAACACGCGGCAGACCGCCGAGGCGCTGGGCTCGCGGTTCAAGACGCTCGGCGAGCCGATCGAGGTCCACCACGGCTCGCTCTCGAAGGACGTCCGAATCGACGTCGAGGACCGGTTCAAATCCGGCGATCTCGACGCGCTCGTCTGTACCTCATCGATGGAACTCGGCATCGACGTTGGCCGCGTCGACCACGTCGTCCAGTACGGCAGTCCCAGAGAGGTCTCGCGGCTCCTCCAGCGCGTCGGCAGGGCGGGGCACCGCCGCGACGAGGTCTCGCGGGGGACGCTGGTCACCTCTTCTCCCGACGACACCCTCGAAGCGCTCGCCATCGCCCGTCGCGCCGAAGCGGGAGACGTCGAACCCGCGCGGATCCACCACGCCAGCCTCGACACCGTGGCGAACCAGATCGTCGGCGTCGTGATGGACGAGGGCGAGGTGTCGGCGCGGCGGGCCTACGACCTCGTGACGGCGGCCTACCCGTTCTCGGATCTGGCGACGGAGACGTTCCGCGAGGTGGTCAGAGAACTCTCGAAGAACCGCCTCCTCTGGCTCGACGAGGAGGCCGACCGCCTGGAGAAATCGGGCGGCACCTGGCAGTACTTCTACGCCAACCTCTCGATGATCCCCGACGAGGAGACCTACGAGGTCCACGACATCTCCTCGCGGGGCCAGATCGGCACGCTCGACGAGCGCTTCGTCGTTAACTTCGCCGAACCCGGTGCAGCCTTCGTCCAGCGCGGCGAGATGTGGCGCATCAACGACATCGACGACGAGGAGGCGCGGGTGAACGTCACGCCGATCGAGGACCCCAGCGGTGAGGTCCCCTCCTGGACCGGCTCGGAGATCCCCGTCCCGGCCGCCGTCGCCAACGAGGTGGGCGAGATCCGCGACGTCGCCGCCGGGCAGTTCGAGAGCGGCGCGTCGCGGGCGGCGGTCGCCCGCGACCTCCGGGCCCGGTATCCGACCGATACGGAGACGCTCGCTTCCGCCCTGGACCCGATCGAGCGGCAGGTCGAGGCCGGCCATCCGATCCCGACGGCCGACAGGCTCGTCGTCGAGGGGCAGGCCCGGCAGGTCGTGCTCAACAGCTGTTACGGCCACCGCGTGAACGAGACGCTGGGCCGCCTGCTCGCCGCGCTCGTCGGGCAGCGCACCGGCACGTCGGTGGGAATGGAGATAAGCCCCTACCGAATCGAACTGGAGGTCTCCTCGCGGGCGTCCGCCCGCGACGTCGTCGAGGTGCTGGAGACGACCGATCCGGCCCACGTCGAGGCCGTCCTCGAACTGGCGCTCAAAAACTCCGACGCGCTGAAGTTCACGCTCGCGCAGGTCGCCGCGAAGTTCGGCGCGCTCAAGCGCTACCAGGGCCGGGAGCGCTTCGGCGCGGACCGCCTGCTCGCCGCGCTCGAAGACACGCCCGTCTACGACGAGGCCGTCCGGGAGGTCTTCCACGTCGACCTCGCGGTCGAGGCGACGGCGGACCTGCTCGACCGACTCCACGACGACGAGAGCCCCCTCTCGCTGGAGACCGCCCGGGAGCGGACCCCGATCGGCGTCGACGGCCGCTCCAGCGGCCGCGAACTGCTCGTCCCCGAGAACGCCGACGCGAGCGTGATCGAGGCGATCGAAGAGCGGATTCGGAACGACCGCGTCCGACTGCTCTGTCTGCACTGTTCGGACTGGGAGCACGAGACGAAGGTCCGCCGGGTGCGAGACCAGCCAGAGTGCCCGGAGTGCGGCGCGACCCGAATCGCCTGTCTGAACCCCTGGGACGAGGAGACGCCCGCGGCGGTCCGGGCCGACCCCGACGAGCGCGACAGCGAGGCGGAGCGCCTCGTCGAGCGCGCCTACCGCTCGGCGAGTCTCGTCCAGAGCCACGGCAAGCAGGCCGTGATCGCACTCGCCGGGCGCGGCGTCGGGCCGCAGACCGCGGCTCGGATCATCGGCAAACTCCGGGAGGACGAGGCCGACTTCTACCGCGACATCCTCGAACAGGAGCGGCAGTACGCGCGGACGCAGTCGTTCTGGGACTGA
- a CDS encoding COG1361 S-layer family protein — MALPRRLTGLVVFLVVLSSVPVSTAIVEEVEGSPEISIQAPDNRVAPGQEVTIPIYVTNDGIIREAGPTEYVERVITARALTAEVRSGSSPIRVNTGRIPAGNVPEGTVGPFEVSLTIPADARPGTYRLPVDVRYSYTRTVRYGSGTDDPEFRNYQRTRTRFIEITVRDRPRFEVVDVASNTRVGGVGPVAVTVENVGTEPASEATLRLRSADEELTFGRGSAEARAFSDAWQPGENRTFEFRARVASDAVRREYPVAATVSYTDVDGVQRASRELTAGIVPQAEVAFAVRNLSSDLYVGEPGTISGTVGNRGPVPVERAVLVYRSSSPHVAPVDGEVALGRLAPGDRRNFTFEVDVGDGASAGRRQLNLTVRYRDARGNPGTSDPLEPAVRLRPERDWLAVAPENATFDVDSDNRLTVRLRNVEDVALSDVRGRIEVTDPFSSASRTAYVPELGPGETATLAFEVTVSEDAVATQSSVSLNVTAERPDGETVRLDASVVPVTVTEEEGTDDSTLLGVGAVVAVVALVAGWWWLNRR, encoded by the coding sequence ATGGCTCTCCCCCGCCGTCTCACCGGCCTGGTCGTCTTCCTCGTCGTGCTCTCGAGCGTCCCGGTTTCCACCGCGATCGTCGAAGAGGTCGAGGGCTCGCCCGAGATCTCGATTCAGGCGCCCGACAACCGGGTCGCCCCCGGCCAGGAGGTGACGATTCCGATCTACGTCACGAACGACGGGATCATCCGGGAGGCCGGCCCGACGGAGTACGTCGAGCGCGTCATCACCGCCCGGGCGCTGACCGCGGAGGTTCGGAGCGGTTCCTCCCCGATCAGGGTCAACACCGGTCGGATCCCCGCCGGCAACGTTCCCGAAGGCACCGTGGGGCCGTTCGAGGTGTCGCTCACGATTCCGGCGGACGCGAGACCGGGGACCTACCGACTCCCGGTCGACGTCCGCTACAGCTACACGCGGACGGTTCGGTACGGATCGGGAACCGACGACCCGGAGTTCCGGAACTACCAACGCACCCGCACCCGCTTCATCGAGATCACGGTCCGTGACCGCCCCCGGTTCGAGGTCGTCGACGTGGCGTCGAACACGCGCGTCGGCGGTGTCGGACCGGTGGCCGTGACCGTCGAAAACGTCGGGACGGAACCGGCGTCCGAGGCGACGCTGCGTCTCCGGTCCGCCGACGAGGAGCTCACCTTCGGCCGGGGCTCGGCCGAGGCGCGAGCGTTCAGCGACGCTTGGCAACCGGGCGAGAACCGCACCTTCGAGTTCCGTGCGCGCGTCGCTTCCGACGCGGTGCGACGGGAGTACCCGGTCGCGGCCACGGTCTCGTACACGGACGTCGACGGCGTTCAGCGGGCCTCGCGTGAACTGACCGCCGGAATCGTGCCGCAGGCGGAGGTCGCGTTCGCCGTCAGGAATCTGTCGAGCGACCTGTACGTCGGCGAACCCGGAACGATCAGCGGGACAGTCGGGAACCGCGGTCCGGTCCCCGTCGAACGCGCCGTCCTCGTCTATCGCTCGTCGAGCCCCCACGTCGCCCCCGTCGACGGCGAAGTCGCGCTGGGACGTCTCGCACCCGGCGACCGGCGCAACTTCACCTTCGAGGTCGACGTCGGCGACGGCGCGTCGGCCGGGAGACGGCAACTGAACCTGACCGTCCGCTACCGCGACGCCCGGGGGAACCCCGGAACGAGCGACCCGCTCGAACCCGCCGTCCGGCTCCGGCCGGAACGCGACTGGCTGGCTGTGGCCCCCGAAAACGCGACCTTCGACGTGGATTCGGACAATCGACTGACCGTTCGACTTCGGAACGTCGAGGACGTGGCGCTCTCGGACGTTCGCGGTCGGATCGAGGTGACGGATCCGTTCTCCTCCGCGTCGCGGACCGCGTACGTCCCGGAACTCGGACCGGGCGAGACCGCGACGCTCGCGTTCGAGGTTACCGTGTCCGAGGACGCTGTCGCGACGCAGTCTTCGGTGTCGCTGAACGTCACGGCGGAGCGGCCGGACGGCGAAACGGTGCGACTGGATGCCTCCGTCGTTCCGGTGACCGTCACCGAGGAGGAGGGAACGGACGACTCGACGCTTCTCGGTGTCGGTGCCGTGGTCGCCGTCGTCGCCCTCGTCGCCGGATGGTGGTGGCTCAACAGGCGGTAA
- a CDS encoding ABC transporter ATP-binding protein — protein MAAIEVRGLTKAYGETVANDRLEFSIDHGEIFGYLGPNGSGKSTTIRQLMGFQTPTEGTATVLGADVRDTRALRKVRGRIGFLPGEPAFNDAVTGGAFLDYQGRLKGDARREELLELFRPPLERKIREYSTGNKQMLGIVQAFMHDPDLIVMDEPTSGLDPLKQEAFNRFLREERADGKTVFFSSHVLGEVRRVCDRVGIIRDGRLVTVEHVGDLLERGGKRVRVHTETPLTADEIDLDGVVDFESEGREAQFTFTGDYNDLFAELSAHRVIDVEIDEPPIEEVFMHFYGGTKEERGAEEERGAEEERDAV, from the coding sequence ATGGCGGCGATCGAGGTCCGAGGGCTGACGAAGGCGTACGGGGAGACGGTGGCCAACGACCGCCTCGAATTCTCGATCGATCACGGCGAAATATTCGGCTACCTGGGCCCGAACGGGTCCGGCAAGTCGACGACGATCCGGCAGCTGATGGGGTTCCAGACGCCGACCGAGGGGACGGCGACGGTCCTCGGTGCGGACGTTCGCGACACGCGTGCCCTCCGAAAGGTACGCGGCCGGATCGGCTTTCTCCCGGGCGAACCCGCGTTCAACGACGCGGTTACGGGCGGCGCGTTTCTGGACTACCAGGGTCGTCTCAAGGGCGACGCGCGGCGCGAGGAACTCCTCGAACTGTTCAGGCCGCCGCTGGAACGGAAGATCAGAGAGTACTCGACGGGCAACAAACAGATGCTGGGGATCGTGCAGGCGTTTATGCACGACCCCGACCTGATCGTGATGGACGAGCCCACGTCGGGGCTGGACCCGCTCAAACAGGAGGCGTTCAACCGGTTTCTCCGCGAGGAGCGCGCGGACGGGAAGACGGTCTTCTTCTCCTCGCACGTCCTCGGCGAGGTCCGGCGCGTCTGCGACCGCGTCGGGATCATCAGGGACGGTCGACTCGTCACGGTCGAGCACGTCGGCGACCTCCTCGAACGGGGCGGCAAGCGCGTTCGCGTTCACACCGAGACCCCGCTGACGGCCGACGAAATCGACCTCGACGGCGTCGTCGACTTCGAATCGGAGGGCCGCGAGGCGCAGTTCACGTTTACCGGCGACTACAACGATCTGTTCGCGGAACTGTCCGCCCATCGGGTGATTGACGTCGAGATCGACGAACCGCCGATCGAGGAGGTCTTTATGCACTTCTACGGGGGTACAAAGGAGGAGCGAGGAGCAGAGGAGGAGCGAGGAGCGGAGGAGGAACGCGATGCGGTTTGA
- a CDS encoding ABC transporter permease subunit — protein sequence MRFETTRYEARQRVRGAVALTVLLSLFSLLIVYLYPSIAEAGADFDALLEAYPESVREGFGVESFSTIEGFVAGELYQFIWVLLLGLYMAYAAGGTFAGDIESKRLYLVLAAPVSRTQVAVEKTLALLTPLVLLNLLIPLVVFGGTVAIGYPVDPRYLLAVHLLSVPYHLVCLGIGQVLSVTVDRASTAQLGGIATVFLLFLLDSVTAGTDTEWLGDVSPTRYIDPTEILLRETLAVGDALLLLSAALFLLFLSVVRFRSRDL from the coding sequence ATGCGGTTTGAGACGACGCGATACGAGGCTCGCCAGCGGGTGCGGGGGGCCGTCGCGCTGACAGTCCTCCTGTCGCTGTTTTCGCTGTTGATCGTCTACCTCTACCCGTCGATCGCAGAGGCGGGGGCCGACTTCGACGCGTTGCTGGAGGCCTACCCAGAGTCAGTCCGCGAGGGCTTCGGTGTGGAGTCCTTTTCGACAATCGAAGGGTTCGTCGCCGGTGAACTGTACCAGTTCATCTGGGTCCTGCTCCTCGGACTGTATATGGCGTACGCCGCCGGCGGGACGTTTGCCGGCGACATCGAGTCGAAGCGGCTGTATCTGGTTCTGGCGGCGCCGGTGTCGAGAACGCAGGTCGCCGTCGAGAAGACGCTCGCGCTACTCACGCCGCTCGTCCTGCTCAACCTCCTGATTCCGCTCGTCGTGTTCGGCGGGACGGTGGCGATCGGGTACCCGGTCGATCCGCGCTATCTGCTCGCCGTGCATCTGCTCTCGGTCCCGTATCACCTGGTCTGTCTCGGCATCGGCCAGGTGCTCTCGGTCACGGTCGACCGCGCGAGCACCGCCCAACTGGGCGGCATCGCGACCGTCTTCCTCCTGTTTCTGCTCGACTCCGTCACTGCCGGGACCGACACCGAGTGGCTGGGCGACGTGAGTCCGACGCGGTACATCGACCCCACGGAGATACTCCTCCGGGAGACGCTCGCCGTCGGCGACGCGCTGCTGCTGCTCTCGGCCGCGCTCTTCCTCCTCTTTCTCAGCGTGGTCCGGTTCCGCTCCCGCGACCTCTGA
- a CDS encoding AAA family ATPase, with translation MSADDTLELTVRGAEKRDAGRGIARLPEPARRRLGVLSGDTVVVAGERETVAKVWPAGGDVPTDVVLVDADTRTNAGAKIGATVSVRKVDVDDADSVTLSMPDDVAFADDDRAVELIKRAIRDRPIKPGGQIHFETLSDDPFVVSETSPEGMVRVTEETELRLSREGRLSRVVTSISEGVRGSGGGRGPSDGDGGGAGGRGGRSGGAGGVATADSGVSVTYEDIGGLDEELDLVREMIELPLSEPEVFAHLGIDPPKGVLLHGPPGTGKTLIAKAVANEVDATFVDVSGPEIMSKYKGESEEKLREKFTDARENAPAIVFFDEIDSIASKRDDGGDVENRVVGQLLSLMDGLDARGDVVVIGATNRVDTLDPALRRGGRFDREIEIGVPNEQGRREILDVHTRRMPLADDVDVDRLAARTHGFVGADLESLTTEAAMIALRRGRRADAAAPITGLEVTRADFEAAMAAVEPSAMREYVAESPTTTFDDVGGLDDAKRTLERAVTWPLTYGPLFDAAKADPPTGVLLHGPPGTGKTLLARAIAGESGVNFVQVAGPELLDRYVGESEKAVREVFERARQAAPAIVFFDEIDAVATNRDAASGDSGVGERVVSQLLTELDRLADHPNLVVLAATNRKAALDPALLRPGRLESHVEVPAPDEAARREILDVHLDGKPLADDVDRDELAAATEGYSGADVAAVVREASMRAIERVAAAYEGETANEHAGEVVVSRDDFEAALEAVGPSGES, from the coding sequence ATGAGCGCGGACGACACCCTCGAACTGACCGTTCGGGGGGCGGAAAAGCGGGACGCCGGGCGAGGGATCGCGCGGCTCCCCGAACCGGCGCGACGGCGACTGGGCGTCCTCAGCGGCGACACCGTCGTCGTGGCGGGCGAGAGAGAGACCGTCGCGAAGGTGTGGCCGGCCGGCGGCGACGTGCCGACCGACGTCGTCCTCGTCGACGCCGACACGCGGACGAACGCCGGGGCGAAGATCGGCGCGACCGTCAGCGTCCGGAAGGTCGACGTCGACGACGCCGACTCGGTGACGCTGTCGATGCCCGACGACGTGGCCTTCGCGGACGACGACCGGGCGGTCGAACTGATCAAGCGGGCGATCCGCGACCGGCCGATCAAGCCCGGCGGCCAGATCCACTTCGAGACGCTGAGCGACGACCCGTTCGTCGTCTCGGAGACGTCGCCGGAGGGGATGGTCCGCGTCACCGAGGAGACGGAACTCCGACTGAGCCGCGAGGGGCGGTTGAGCCGCGTCGTCACCTCCATCTCGGAGGGCGTTCGCGGCTCCGGCGGCGGCCGGGGACCCAGCGACGGCGACGGTGGCGGAGCGGGCGGTCGCGGCGGTCGAAGCGGTGGCGCGGGCGGCGTCGCGACCGCCGACAGCGGCGTGTCGGTCACCTACGAGGATATCGGCGGCCTCGACGAGGAACTCGACCTCGTCAGGGAGATGATCGAACTGCCGCTCTCGGAGCCGGAGGTGTTCGCCCACCTCGGGATCGACCCGCCGAAGGGCGTGCTCCTGCACGGGCCGCCCGGGACCGGGAAGACGCTCATCGCGAAGGCCGTCGCCAACGAGGTCGACGCGACGTTCGTCGACGTCTCCGGGCCGGAGATCATGTCGAAGTACAAGGGCGAGTCCGAGGAGAAACTCAGGGAGAAGTTCACCGACGCCCGCGAGAACGCGCCGGCGATCGTCTTCTTCGACGAGATCGACTCGATCGCGAGCAAGCGCGACGACGGCGGCGACGTCGAGAACCGCGTCGTCGGGCAGTTGCTCTCGCTGATGGACGGCCTCGACGCCCGCGGCGACGTCGTCGTCATCGGCGCGACAAACCGCGTCGACACGCTCGATCCCGCGCTGCGCCGCGGCGGCCGCTTCGACCGCGAGATCGAGATCGGCGTCCCCAACGAGCAGGGCCGGCGGGAGATCCTCGACGTCCACACGCGACGGATGCCCCTCGCCGACGACGTCGACGTGGACCGACTGGCCGCGCGGACGCACGGCTTCGTCGGCGCGGACCTCGAATCGCTGACGACCGAGGCGGCGATGATCGCGCTCCGCCGGGGCCGCCGAGCGGACGCCGCGGCTCCGATCACCGGGCTGGAGGTGACCCGTGCGGACTTCGAGGCCGCGATGGCCGCGGTCGAACCCTCGGCGATGCGGGAGTACGTCGCGGAGTCGCCGACGACGACGTTCGACGACGTCGGCGGCCTCGACGACGCGAAGCGGACGCTCGAACGCGCGGTGACGTGGCCGCTGACGTACGGACCGCTGTTCGACGCAGCGAAGGCGGACCCGCCCACGGGCGTCCTCCTCCACGGCCCGCCGGGGACCGGCAAGACGCTCCTGGCTCGCGCCATCGCCGGCGAGAGCGGCGTCAACTTCGTGCAGGTCGCCGGCCCCGAACTGCTGGACCGCTACGTGGGCGAGTCGGAGAAGGCGGTACGAGAGGTGTTCGAGCGCGCGAGACAGGCCGCCCCGGCGATCGTCTTCTTCGACGAGATCGACGCGGTCGCGACGAACCGCGACGCGGCGAGCGGCGACTCCGGCGTCGGCGAGCGGGTGGTCTCACAACTCCTGACCGAACTCGATCGGCTGGCCGACCACCCGAACCTCGTCGTCCTCGCGGCGACGAATCGGAAGGCAGCGCTCGATCCAGCCCTCCTGCGACCCGGGCGCTTGGAGTCCCACGTCGAGGTCCCCGCGCCGGACGAGGCGGCCCGACGCGAGATACTCGACGTCCACCTGGACGGCAAGCCGCTGGCCGACGACGTCGACCGCGACGAACTCGCCGCGGCCACCGAGGGCTACTCGGGCGCGGACGTCGCCGCCGTCGTCCGCGAGGCGTCGATGCGCGCGATCGAACGCGTCGCGGCGGCCTACGAGGGAGAGACGGCCAACGAGCACGCCGGCGAGGTCGTCGTCTCCAGAGATGATTTCGAAGCTGCGCTGGAGGCGGTCGGGCCGTCAGGTGAGTCTTAG
- a CDS encoding DUF7524 family protein: MSESLRVELNREAVHAIDAPDAFTAEGPFHIELHNAGGAVHVHLHLDDDLSRVSRLDDVNHYVEEGATKRVPVGVLPNRDSRRGRLKIVSGYGAEEAYVSLTVVPKSNRRAASGGNRRKDSGSGSGSDAARRSPGANDSRSGETATADRTGEADQEAATGGAGTIGRTAVNDGRATTGGTGTANRPSPTVRNDDGGADHGSSVDRDAGPADASMESEVSASQSGSRPQSASEGQRDALGLDSLGDVVADGWRKSPEAVTFLALALVAVVVGGGVIAVVDELLLALVVAAVVAGAVAVAGWLLLQ; this comes from the coding sequence GTGTCAGAATCGCTCCGGGTGGAACTGAACCGCGAGGCCGTTCACGCCATCGACGCCCCCGACGCGTTCACCGCTGAGGGGCCGTTCCACATCGAACTCCACAACGCGGGCGGTGCGGTCCACGTCCACCTCCACCTCGACGACGACCTCTCGCGCGTCTCACGGCTCGACGACGTGAATCACTACGTCGAGGAGGGCGCGACGAAGCGGGTTCCGGTCGGCGTCCTCCCGAACCGTGATTCCCGCAGGGGTCGACTCAAGATCGTCTCCGGATACGGCGCGGAGGAGGCGTACGTGAGTCTGACGGTCGTTCCGAAGTCGAACCGGCGGGCCGCCTCCGGAGGGAACCGGCGAAAGGATTCGGGGAGTGGTTCAGGGAGCGATGCGGCGCGTCGCTCACCGGGTGCGAACGACTCGCGGAGCGGTGAGACGGCGACGGCAGATCGGACCGGCGAGGCGGATCAGGAGGCCGCGACCGGCGGGGCGGGGACGATCGGCAGAACAGCGGTGAACGACGGGAGGGCGACGACCGGTGGGACGGGGACGGCGAACCGGCCGTCTCCGACGGTCCGGAACGACGACGGCGGTGCCGATCACGGGAGCAGCGTCGACCGGGACGCCGGTCCCGCCGACGCCTCGATGGAGTCGGAGGTCAGTGCGTCGCAGAGCGGATCACGCCCCCAGTCAGCGTCGGAAGGGCAGAGAGACGCCCTCGGACTCGACTCGCTCGGGGACGTCGTCGCCGACGGCTGGCGCAAATCGCCGGAAGCAGTCACGTTCCTCGCGCTGGCCCTCGTGGCAGTGGTCGTCGGCGGCGGCGTGATCGCCGTCGTCGACGAACTTCTCTTGGCACTCGTCGTCGCGGCGGTCGTCGCGGGCGCCGTCGCGGTCGCCGGGTGGCTCCTGCTACAGTGA